The sequence below is a genomic window from Ornithobacterium rhinotracheale.
TGGGCAATTTCCTGCGGCAGATGCTCTTCCAGCTTTTTGAGGGCATTGCTAGATTTGATGTAAAAATGATTAAACTTTCCCTCTCCCAGCGGAATCCACAGACCGTGGTCCTTCACATCTAGCTTGGTAAATGGCAAAAACACTACGGGGAATTGCAAGCCTTTGGACTTATGAATTGTCATAATCTTCACGGCATTCACTCCGCTAGGCACTGCAATACTTTTTTTCTCACCGCGCTGCTCCCAATAGGCTATGAAAGCCTGCGCCGAGGACTCATTTTTAGTCTGGAATTTTAAAATCTCATCTAAGAAATTTAAAATATACTCTTGGTTCTGCGCCTCTATTTGCAGGGCTGAAACCGTCTTCTCCATTTGGTCATAGAGAGAGTTCATCTTTTCATTCAGGTGCGATAAATCTACTGAAATTTTCGCCAATTCTTTGATAAAGTGTGCAAATGGCTTGCGCAAAATGCTTAATGAAAAGGCTGTAAAATCCTCTACTTTTAGCTTATGCAGCCTCTTCAAATGAAGCAATATTTCGGCTCTAAACTGCTGATTCTCTGTATCTGTTATAAGCCTTAAAACAGATAGCATCAATTGAATTTCAGGGTTATTACTAAGCAATAAGGCCTCATTTGAAAGCACTTCGATTTCATTTTCTTGCAAATACTCTGCAACTAGGTTTCCCTCTTTGTTCGTATTAACTAAAATGGTTAAATCTCTAAGCTCATAGCCATTTTGCAAACAATTTTCAATTTTAGTCAATAGATTTTCAAGCACATAGTCATTATAATTCTTAGGGTCATCTTTCTCTATCACAATGCGCTCTATGCTCACAAATCCGCCTTTTTTGTCATTAATTTTCTGGTCATTTCCTTGCAGATAAATGTTTTGAAAATTTTGATTTGGGATAAATTGATTTGCCACAAAGGTGTAAAAATCATTATTAAAGGCAATAATTTGGTCATAGCTTCGCCAATTTTTATCCAAATTCTCTACCGAAATATTGCCAAAATCTTGCTTTTCTTGATTAATTAGCCCTATCATTAAATCTGGATTTCCACCCCTGAAACGGTAAATAGATTGTTTTGGGTCGCCCACCAGCATCAGCGTATCCCCCTGTGCAAGCGCATTTTCCACAAGCGGCTGCAAATTACTCCACTGAATGCTCGAAGTATCTTGAAACTCATCAATGAAATAATGGCGGTATTTTGTCCCAATTTTTTCATAAATAAAGGGCGTGGGCTGAGATTGCAAATTTTCGTTAATTATTTTATTAAACTCCGAAATAAGCATCACATTTCCCTCCTGCTCAATTTGGTTGAGATTTTTCTCAATTTCATTATAAAGCGACATTGTGTTGATGCTTCCATTTACGGAATTGCACACTTGTAGGCGCACAATTTTAGATTTAATCTGCGCCACAGCAGCCTCAATAGTGGGGAAAATCTTCTCAATTTTAGCCACCGCCTCGGCTGTCGCCGAGGCGGAAGCGAATTGATGATTTTCTAAAATTTCACTTTGTGTCTTAGTTGGGAACTCTATTTTTCCTTTTAAAATTTTGGTAAAAAAAGATAAAATTCCTCTGCTTCCTCCTCTAAAATCTTTTGGTTCTAAGCCCTCTGCTTCTACTAAATTTTTAATTTCTTCGCATTTCTCGGTAAGAAATTTTTGTATTTCATCTATTTCCGCAATAATTTTAGCTCTAAATTTTACTAAATCTCTTAATTCGAGCTGACCAATTTCTTTCATATATTCTAGAAAATGGTCGGCATATAAATGCGCTGCATTGTCTTTAAGCTCCTGCGAGATATCCCAACTTTTGTCCCGCGCTAAATTCTCGGTGGCTGCGTGCGAAATGATTTTGCTTAAATGCTGATTTTTATCCAAATCGGCGTAGAGTAAATCCACGGCTTCGCCCATTAATTGCGAGGTATCTAGCTCTACATCAAAGTTTGAGGAGAGGCCTAAATCGGTGGCAAAGGCGCGCATAAGCCTGAGATTAAAGGTATCTATGGTACTCACCGCGAATAGTGAATAGTTGTGCAAAATGTCGCTTAGTACGGCTTGGCTTCGCTCTTGGATTTCTTTTTCACTTAGATTTAAATGTTGCTTAATGCTCTCCAATTCAGGGGGGGATATTTTCCCATTTCGCCACTCGTCTAGTTTTTGAAGGATTCGCTCTTTCATCTCGTTAGCGGCTTTATTGGTAAAGGTAATGGCTAAAATTTGGCTAAAACTTTTGCTATTATTTTTTTGTAGAAGCAGATGCATTATTTCCTGCACGAGGGTGTAGGTTTTGCCTGTGCCTGCGGAGGCGCTATATATTTTGAATTCTCCTGATTGAAGCATTTTTTGTTTTCAAAGATACGGTTTTTTAGTATTTTTTCAGCTTTTTGGGCAAATAAAAAATCCGCTTCAAATGAAGCGGATTTTTTTGCTAATGCTATGTAATTTTGTGGCTAATTATAAATTAGCAAAGTATTGTAATGTACGGATTAGCTGTGCGGTATAAGACATTTCATTGTCATACCAAGCTACGGTTTTCACTAATTGCTTATCTCCTACGGTGAGCACCTTAGTTTGAGTTCCATCAAATAATGAACCATAAGTGATTCCGATAACATCGGCAGAAACGATTGGGTCTTCTGTGTAGCCAAATGATTCGTTTGCAGCTTCTTTCATAGCGGCATTCACCTCATCTACAGTTACATTTTTCTCAAGCACAGATACTAATTCAGTGAGTGAGCCTGTAGGAGTTGGTACACGCTGAGCAGCTCCATCTAATTTTCCGTTTAATTCTGGGATTACTAATCCGATGGCTTTGGCAGCACCTGTTGAGTTAGGAATGATGCTCACAGCAGCAGCACGGGCTCTTCTTAAATCGCCTTTTCTGTGCGGAGCGTCAAGGGTATTTTGGTCTCCGGTGTAAGCGTGGATTGTAGTCATTAGCCCTTCTACTACGCCAAATTTATCATTTAATACTTTGGCCATAGGCGCTAAACAGTTGGTAGTACAAGATGCACCAGAGATTACAGTTTCGTCTCCTTTAAGGATATCTTGGTTCACATTGAATACCACGGTAGGCACATCACCACCTGGCGCAGAGATTACCACTCTCTTAGCCCCACCTTTAAGGTGTAATTCAGCTTTTTCTTTGGTGGCAAAGAATCCTGTACACTCTAGCACGATGTCCACTCCTAGCTCACCCCAAGGAAGCTCCTCTGGATTTGGGTTTGCAAGTACTTTTACTTCTTTTCCGTTTACTTTAAAGGCACCATCTAGCACTTCCACTTCTCCGTTAAAACGGCCTTGTGTAGAATCATATTTTAATAAGTGTGCTAATTGCTTTGCATCAGTTAAATCGTTGATAGCTACCACCTCTAATCCTTCAACTTCTTGGATTCTGCGGAATGCTAAACGACCAATTCGTCCAAAACCGTTGATACCTACTTTTACATTTGCCATAATAATTGTGTTTTAATTAATTTGTATTTTACTTTTTGTTTTAACTTAATATAATTGAATTTTTAGCGCGCTAATATTTGCGACACTCGGATTAATTCGTGGTCAATTTCGTTATGTTTCTGAATAGCCTCTTCAATCGGGGTATACACCACTTTATTGCTTCTGATTCCAGCCATAACATTAGATTTTCCTTCTAGGAGCCCCTCTACGGCTGCGATACCTAAGCGACTTGCCAGCACACGGTCTGCACAACTTGGCGTTCCTCCACGCTGAATATGCCCAAGCACGGTAACGCGAATATCGTAGGTTGGGTATTTAATTTTTGTAAATTTCGCTAAATCATAAATATTTCCAAGCTCCTCCCCCTCTGCCACTACGATGATGCTGGAAAGCTTGCCGGTTTCCTCTCCGCGTTCCAACGACCTGAACATGGCATCGATTTCATCTTTCTTCTCAGGGATTAGAATATCCTGCGCCCCTGCGGCAATACCACTATTTAGTGCTATAAATCCTGCATCGCGCCCCATCACTTCTACAAAGAACACTCGGTTGTGAGATTGTGCGGTATCTCTAATCTTATCAATGGCATCCACAGCGGTGTTTAATGCCGTGTCGTAGCCAATGGTGTAATCAGTCCCAAAGATATCATTATCAATGGTTCCTGGCACGCCAATTACAGGGATTCCGTGTTCCTCTTGGAATAGTTTAGCGCCTGTAAACGAGCCATCACCACCGATTACCACAAGGGCATCGATTCCATTTTTCTGAGTATTTTCAAAGGCCTTTTTTCGCCCCTCCACAGTTCTAAACTCAGCGGAACGCGCAGTTTTCAGAATAGTTCCACCTCTATTAATAATATTGCTCACACTTCTAGGCCCTAAAGAAACCACATCATTGGTAATTAATCCCTCATAGCCTAAGCGAACACCCTTTACATTTATCCCGTGATAAAAGGCTGCTCTCACTACCGCACGCAGAGCGGCATTCATTCCAGGGGCATCGCCTCCTGATGTAATTACACCTATTGTGCTAATCTTTTTTGTTGCCATATTCTATTTTTAACGAGACAAATATAGTGAACTTTTATGGATTTGTGAAATCTAATAAGTATGATTTATTTTATATTTTTTTATTCGCCTTTTTATTCGTATCTTAGTAGCTGAATTAATTATCAATAATTGCAAGAATGAGTGAAAAAAGAGAGTTTTTAGATGTTTCGGTGGACTGTACCGTTTTTGGATATGATGATAAACAGCTAAAAATATTGCTGATTGAGCAAAAAAAACAAAGTCCTGAGCACATTCCGCTTCGCGCCCTCCCAGGCGACCACGTGTACAAAGGTGAAGATATTGATGATGCCGCAAATCGTGTGCTGGAAGAGCTCACAGGCCTGCGGGGCGTTTTCTTGAAACAATTCCACGCCTTTGGGAAGCCAGACCGCCTTAAACAGCAGCAAGATAGGGAATGGCTGCTCAATGTGAGAAAGGATTTAAACAAGCATGTAGTTACCATCGCCTACTACTCCTTAATTAAAATGGAAGATTTTGCGCCAGAAGCTGCCTCCTTTGCCAACAAAACAGAGTGGGTGAATGTGGATGAAATCCCCCGATTAGGCTTCGACCATAATGAAATCTTCCAAAAAGCCCTCGCTACGCTAAGGTTTGATACAGAGAACTATAATATAGCCTTTGAGCTTTTGCCTAAAAAATTCACCCTCTCACAGCTTCAAAACATTTATGAAGTGATATTAAATAGAGAGTTTGATAAAAGGAATTTTAGAAAAAGCATCAAAAAGCTAAGCAACCTTATACCGCTTAACGAAAAGCAAAAAGGCGTGTACCACAAGCCCGCACAGCTGTATTCTTTTGATATCAAAAAACAAATCGAGGAGACGGATATCATTTATTAAAAAATGCCCTTCGATTTTTTTAAATATCATAATTAAATATATCTTTGTAGCACAATATTTTTTCGTATGAAATTCAAAAGAATACTACTAAAATTAAGCGGTGAAGCCCTTATGGGGGAACGCCAATACGGCATCGACCCAAAACAAATCGAAGCCTACTCTAAGCAAGTGAAAGAAATCGCCGATATGGGCTGCCAAGTGGCCATCGTAATCGGGGGCGGAAACATATTTAGAGGAGTCTCCGGTGCAGCCAATGGAATGGACCGCGTGCAGGGCGACTATATGGGAATGCTCGCTACCATTATAAATGCAATGGCTCTACAACAAGGCTTGGAAGATGCTGGCGTGGATACGCGCTTGCAAACGGCCATAGAGATGGAAAAAATTGCCGAACCCTACATTCGCCGAAAAGCCATCAGGCATTTGGAGAAAAATCGCGTAGTAATCTTCGGTGGAGGCTTAGGAAATCCCTATTTCACAACAGATTCTGCCGCAGTACTGCGCGCCATCGAAATCGAAGCTGATGCCATCTTAAAAGGAACGCGCGTTGATGGAATCTATACCGCAGACCCTGAAAAAGATAAAAATGCTACGAAATTTGATAACTTATCATTCAAAGAAGTTTATGATAAAGGATTGAAAGTAATGGATATGACGGCCTTTACCCTAAGCGAAGAAAACAATTTGCCCATCGTAGTGTTTGATATGAATACCGTGGGTAATTTGAAAAAAGTAATCGAGGGCAAGGATGTCGGCACCATCGTAACTAATGACTAAAATAAATAATTTTGAAATATGAATATAGATAATATTGTAAAAGAAACAGAGACTGGTATGCAAGATTCCATCGCACACTTGGAAAAAGCATTTAGCCAAATTCGTGCAGGAAGAGCCACCCCAGCTATGCTCGGCAGCGTGATGGTAGACTACTACGGAAACCCTACCCCACTTAGCCAAGTAGCAAATGTGAGCGCACCAGATGCTATGACACTCAATGTGCAACCATGGGAGAGCAGTATGATTCAGCCCATTGAAAAAGCAATTATGGAGGCTAATCTAGGCTTTAACCCCTCAAACAATGGAAACTCTGTAATCATCAGTGTACCACCATTGACCGAGGAACGAAGAAGAGATTTAGTGAAACAAGCCAAGGCTGAGCTGGAAAATGCTAAAATCAGTATCCGAAATTGGAGAAAAGATGCCAACAATACGATTAAAAAATCAGAAGAATCAGAAGATGTGCAAAAAGGCCTTGAAGCTGATGTGCAAAAACTGACTGATAAATATATTGAGGTGGCTGATAAAACTTTCGTTAAGAAAGAAGCTGAGATTATGAAGGTTTAAAACTTTAATTTTTTCATAATAATAGATTTTTCTGCTCCAATTTGATTTTTGTAGAGTTTGTTTTTTTCTCTATTTTTTTCATTGGAGCAGTTTTATTTAAAACAAAAATAAGCGCGACTCAAAATGAGTCGCGCTTATCATTTATTATCAACCTGAATTCGATTAATAAAACATAGCTAATTGGTTAGTTTTCAGAGTTTCATATTTTAATGATGGTTTTTTAGGAAGAAAATGATAGGCAATAATCCCTGCCACTAAGTTGGTCATAAAATTTCCTATTGAACGATGCCTGGAGTGCTCAATTTGGCAAATGTTTTTTAGCTCGTCATTCACCGTCTCTATGATGGAGCGTTTTCTAAGCAAAATTTTGTCAGACATAGTCATAAGAGAGTTTTTCATGTTGTTTCGGATGTTGGTAATCAGTTGAATACCATCCACAAAGAGTAATTGATTCAACTTTTCGGAGATGTAACCTTTGTCCCCAAACAGTTTACCAAAAATTTGCTTCAAAAAGCCTTCATTTTTCAGTGGTTCTCTATCGTCTACATTCGCCTGCGTTACGCAAAAACTCAATATCTCGCCTTTATCATTAATGACCAAATGGAGTTTAAATCCATGAAACCAACCCATAGTAGATTTCCCCGTTGTAGCTAGGTCTTTGAATACTTTGTTGCGTTTAATTCTTTTGTTTCCACATACTCTTATTGGCGTACTATCCACAAAAGAAATCCCTGTACAACTTCCTAAAGCACAGGTTTTTGCAAACATGGTAAGAGCCATGATATTGGATTGCATAAGTTCTGTGAATCGGTTATAAGAGACCGTTTGAGGAAATTCCTGTTGCATATGCTTTTGAACATAGTAAATGTAAAAATGCTTAAAAGTTCTAAAGCCACTTAGATGAAAAAGAATCATTATGGTGATTACTTCAGCGTTACTCATTTTGGGTTTCTTTTTGGGAGGCTTTCCGAGAAGAAAAGGTTGAGTGAATTTTTCAAAATCATTACAAAAGTCATCAACAATACAAAAAATATCCGTAATTTTGTGGTAATTAATCATGAGAAATAGTTGTTAAATAATTGAATTTTAAAAACTTAAAAATACAACTATTTCTCTTTTTATACAACTTATTTCCCTTAAAATATTAATCGAACTCAGGTTATTAGTTTATTCAAAATAAAATTGTAACTTGCCTCTAGGTTGCTCATAATTGTATTTGATTGGTAACCAATGCAATTTACTTTTCTTTAGGCTCATGGGCAACCTTTTTTATAATGCACTACGGGTTTATTGGGGATTCTTCGCTGCAATAATCTGCTACATCATTACACTTGTAATGGCAGATTTAACGGCTGATAAATTCCAAAACTACTACGAAGGCATGGAAGGAATCTCGATTCCGCAACCTTTCTGTCAAGGAATGGTGCCATTTGCCGTAGTCATCAACAAAGCATTGGATTTAATTCCTGGTTTCGAAAAATTAAACATCGATGCCGAGGGAATGAAGAAAAAATTCGGATTGCTTGGTCAGCCATTATTCTTAGGAATCATCATCGGATGTGGTATCGGTATTTTAGCAAGAGAAGATGTAAAAGGATTTTTAGGTTTAGGTATTAAAATGGGAGCCGTAATGGAATTAATCCCAAGAATTACTCGCCTATTTATCGAAGGGCTTCACCCAATTTCTGAAGCGACTAAAAAACTTATCGATAAGAAATTCCAAG
It includes:
- a CDS encoding exodeoxyribonuclease V subunit beta; the protein is MLQSGEFKIYSASAGTGKTYTLVQEIMHLLLQKNNSKSFSQILAITFTNKAANEMKERILQKLDEWRNGKISPPELESIKQHLNLSEKEIQERSQAVLSDILHNYSLFAVSTIDTFNLRLMRAFATDLGLSSNFDVELDTSQLMGEAVDLLYADLDKNQHLSKIISHAATENLARDKSWDISQELKDNAAHLYADHFLEYMKEIGQLELRDLVKFRAKIIAEIDEIQKFLTEKCEEIKNLVEAEGLEPKDFRGGSRGILSFFTKILKGKIEFPTKTQSEILENHQFASASATAEAVAKIEKIFPTIEAAVAQIKSKIVRLQVCNSVNGSINTMSLYNEIEKNLNQIEQEGNVMLISEFNKIINENLQSQPTPFIYEKIGTKYRHYFIDEFQDTSSIQWSNLQPLVENALAQGDTLMLVGDPKQSIYRFRGGNPDLMIGLINQEKQDFGNISVENLDKNWRSYDQIIAFNNDFYTFVANQFIPNQNFQNIYLQGNDQKINDKKGGFVSIERIVIEKDDPKNYNDYVLENLLTKIENCLQNGYELRDLTILVNTNKEGNLVAEYLQENEIEVLSNEALLLSNNPEIQLMLSVLRLITDTENQQFRAEILLHLKRLHKLKVEDFTAFSLSILRKPFAHFIKELAKISVDLSHLNEKMNSLYDQMEKTVSALQIEAQNQEYILNFLDEILKFQTKNESSAQAFIAYWEQRGEKKSIAVPSGVNAVKIMTIHKSKGLQFPVVFLPFTKLDVKDHGLWIPLGEGKFNHFYIKSSNALKKLEEHLPQEIAQTIAQDAQESEIDQINKFYVATTRAEEQLYIFIKTQKNYDSFSFSKILNDYMNTKVGISETQYSIGSPEKVSAPKAEKKAENTVFYPLKYSNWKEKIRISSEHSKMWDTRQRASQDYGKKIHAVLERIRHKQEVQAVLEDYTRNGLIAPQEKEILQAQIQQLLNRAELKEAYENHTVFNERDFISKSGKIFRPDRLAQTPKGWYLIDYKTGEESPKNIAQIEEYKQFLAELNIEIAHAYLVYLSSKIKIIEVD
- the gap gene encoding type I glyceraldehyde-3-phosphate dehydrogenase, whose amino-acid sequence is MANVKVGINGFGRIGRLAFRRIQEVEGLEVVAINDLTDAKQLAHLLKYDSTQGRFNGEVEVLDGAFKVNGKEVKVLANPNPEELPWGELGVDIVLECTGFFATKEKAELHLKGGAKRVVISAPGGDVPTVVFNVNQDILKGDETVISGASCTTNCLAPMAKVLNDKFGVVEGLMTTIHAYTGDQNTLDAPHRKGDLRRARAAAVSIIPNSTGAAKAIGLVIPELNGKLDGAAQRVPTPTGSLTELVSVLEKNVTVDEVNAAMKEAANESFGYTEDPIVSADVIGITYGSLFDGTQTKVLTVGDKQLVKTVAWYDNEMSYTAQLIRTLQYFANL
- the pfkA gene encoding 6-phosphofructokinase, with translation MATKKISTIGVITSGGDAPGMNAALRAVVRAAFYHGINVKGVRLGYEGLITNDVVSLGPRSVSNIINRGGTILKTARSAEFRTVEGRKKAFENTQKNGIDALVVIGGDGSFTGAKLFQEEHGIPVIGVPGTIDNDIFGTDYTIGYDTALNTAVDAIDKIRDTAQSHNRVFFVEVMGRDAGFIALNSGIAAGAQDILIPEKKDEIDAMFRSLERGEETGKLSSIIVVAEGEELGNIYDLAKFTKIKYPTYDIRVTVLGHIQRGGTPSCADRVLASRLGIAAVEGLLEGKSNVMAGIRSNKVVYTPIEEAIQKHNEIDHELIRVSQILAR
- a CDS encoding NrtR DNA-binding winged helix domain-containing protein — encoded protein: MSEKREFLDVSVDCTVFGYDDKQLKILLIEQKKQSPEHIPLRALPGDHVYKGEDIDDAANRVLEELTGLRGVFLKQFHAFGKPDRLKQQQDREWLLNVRKDLNKHVVTIAYYSLIKMEDFAPEAASFANKTEWVNVDEIPRLGFDHNEIFQKALATLRFDTENYNIAFELLPKKFTLSQLQNIYEVILNREFDKRNFRKSIKKLSNLIPLNEKQKGVYHKPAQLYSFDIKKQIEETDIIY
- the pyrH gene encoding UMP kinase, producing MKFKRILLKLSGEALMGERQYGIDPKQIEAYSKQVKEIADMGCQVAIVIGGGNIFRGVSGAANGMDRVQGDYMGMLATIINAMALQQGLEDAGVDTRLQTAIEMEKIAEPYIRRKAIRHLEKNRVVIFGGGLGNPYFTTDSAAVLRAIEIEADAILKGTRVDGIYTADPEKDKNATKFDNLSFKEVYDKGLKVMDMTAFTLSEENNLPIVVFDMNTVGNLKKVIEGKDVGTIVTND
- the frr gene encoding ribosome recycling factor; the encoded protein is MNIDNIVKETETGMQDSIAHLEKAFSQIRAGRATPAMLGSVMVDYYGNPTPLSQVANVSAPDAMTLNVQPWESSMIQPIEKAIMEANLGFNPSNNGNSVIISVPPLTEERRRDLVKQAKAELENAKISIRNWRKDANNTIKKSEESEDVQKGLEADVQKLTDKYIEVADKTFVKKEAEIMKV
- a CDS encoding IS982 family transposase, whose protein sequence is MINYHKITDIFCIVDDFCNDFEKFTQPFLLGKPPKKKPKMSNAEVITIMILFHLSGFRTFKHFYIYYVQKHMQQEFPQTVSYNRFTELMQSNIMALTMFAKTCALGSCTGISFVDSTPIRVCGNKRIKRNKVFKDLATTGKSTMGWFHGFKLHLVINDKGEILSFCVTQANVDDREPLKNEGFLKQIFGKLFGDKGYISEKLNQLLFVDGIQLITNIRNNMKNSLMTMSDKILLRKRSIIETVNDELKNICQIEHSRHRSIGNFMTNLVAGIIAYHFLPKKPSLKYETLKTNQLAMFY